One genomic segment of Spirochaetota bacterium includes these proteins:
- the thiH gene encoding 2-iminoacetate synthase ThiH gives MFDQILDKYPWSVVSDKIYNSSIDEIDSQLNKEFKTPDDFYSILSPSADSYLEELAKVSSNITRMRFGNTIQLYAPLYISNECTNSCIYCGFNMRHKIKRITLSYDMIEEESEILFRKGFRHILLVSGEHRGVVPVSMLSEIGKRLHSKFASISIEVYPMKEDEYKLMIGSGVDGLAIYQETYDREAYGRVHLSGQKKDFNWRLNAPERGGSAGFRRIGIGVLLGISDWRVEGFFLALHAYYLMKKCWRSLIQISFPRLRDAHVGYKAPKPVSDRDLVHLICAMRILNPDVGLVLSTRELPLLRDNILPLGITMMSAGSKTEPGGYSHAGIADEQFEIMDTRSPDTVATMIKQMGFDPVWKDWDRDFLA, from the coding sequence ATGTTTGATCAAATATTGGATAAATATCCTTGGAGTGTAGTAAGTGATAAGATTTATAATTCCTCAATAGACGAAATAGACTCTCAATTAAATAAGGAATTTAAAACTCCTGATGATTTTTATTCCATATTATCTCCATCAGCAGATTCCTATTTAGAAGAACTTGCTAAAGTTTCCAGTAATATTACAAGGATGAGATTCGGAAATACTATTCAACTCTATGCACCGCTCTATATTTCTAATGAATGTACTAATTCCTGCATCTATTGTGGATTTAATATGAGGCATAAAATCAAGAGGATTACATTATCCTATGATATGATTGAAGAAGAGAGTGAGATTCTTTTCAGGAAAGGATTTAGGCATATTCTTCTTGTTAGTGGTGAGCATAGAGGGGTTGTCCCTGTGAGTATGTTATCAGAAATAGGGAAGAGACTTCATAGTAAATTTGCTTCTATTTCAATAGAGGTATACCCGATGAAGGAGGATGAATACAAGTTGATGATAGGGTCTGGTGTTGATGGGTTGGCGATATATCAAGAGACCTATGATCGGGAGGCATATGGAAGGGTACACCTATCCGGGCAGAAGAAGGACTTTAACTGGAGATTGAATGCGCCTGAGAGGGGTGGATCTGCAGGATTCAGGAGAATAGGAATAGGTGTATTGCTTGGAATCTCCGATTGGCGGGTTGAGGGATTTTTCCTCGCTCTTCATGCCTATTATCTGATGAAAAAGTGCTGGAGGAGTCTCATTCAGATATCCTTCCCGAGATTGCGCGACGCGCATGTTGGTTATAAAGCGCCTAAACCTGTAAGTGATAGGGATTTGGTGCATCTAATATGCGCAATGAGAATTCTTAACCCTGATGTTGGGCTTGTATTATCCACAAGAGAACTTCCCTTATTGAGGGATAACATCTTACCCTTGGGGATTACAATGATGAGTGCCGGATCGAAGACTGAGCCTGGGGGTTATTCTCATGCTGGAATAGCTGATGAGCAATTCGAGATAATGGACACACGATCCCCGGATACAGTAGCGACCATGATTAAGCAAATGGGATTTGATCCGGTATGGAAGGATTGGGACAGAGACTTTCTTGCTTAA